One Mycobacterium kubicae genomic window carries:
- a CDS encoding SGNH/GDSL hydrolase family protein encodes MPRRSTIALATAGALASTGTAYLGARNLLVGQATHTRTVIPKAWDVPPRADGVYCPGGGPVQRWLRGLPFDLHLMVFGDSTATGYGCMSAEEVPGVLLARALAEQAGIRVRLSTKAIVGATSKGVVGQVDAMFVAGPPPDAAVIMIGANDITALNGIGPSAQRLGSVVRRLRTHGAVVVVGTCPDLGVIPVIPQPLRSLAHTRGAQLARAQTAAVRAAGGVPVPLGHLLAPKFRAMPEVMFSADQYHPSAAAYALAAEELLPALRDALREKLGISMQENIIRPSAAALDGGHTWRIAVPRLWRRPAHPMPAPVAAPAVG; translated from the coding sequence GTGCCACGGCGTTCGACGATCGCCCTGGCCACCGCGGGTGCGCTCGCCTCGACGGGGACGGCCTATCTGGGCGCACGCAACCTGCTGGTGGGTCAGGCGACGCACACGCGCACCGTCATCCCGAAGGCCTGGGATGTTCCGCCCCGCGCCGACGGCGTGTACTGCCCCGGCGGCGGCCCAGTTCAGCGGTGGCTGCGGGGACTGCCGTTCGACTTGCACCTGATGGTCTTCGGCGACTCGACGGCCACCGGATACGGATGCATGAGTGCCGAGGAAGTGCCCGGGGTGTTGCTCGCCCGCGCGCTCGCCGAGCAAGCCGGCATCCGGGTCCGGCTGAGCACCAAAGCCATCGTGGGTGCCACATCCAAAGGCGTTGTCGGGCAAGTCGATGCGATGTTCGTGGCCGGGCCGCCGCCGGACGCGGCGGTGATCATGATCGGCGCCAACGACATCACCGCGCTCAACGGTATCGGCCCCTCGGCGCAGCGGCTGGGCTCGGTGGTGCGCAGGCTGCGCACGCACGGCGCGGTGGTCGTGGTCGGCACCTGCCCAGATCTGGGCGTGATCCCGGTGATTCCCCAGCCGCTGCGGTCGCTCGCGCACACCCGGGGCGCACAGCTGGCCCGGGCCCAGACGGCCGCCGTCCGGGCCGCCGGCGGGGTACCGGTACCGCTGGGACATCTGCTGGCGCCCAAGTTCCGGGCCATGCCCGAGGTGATGTTCTCCGCCGACCAGTACCACCCCTCGGCTGCGGCCTACGCTTTGGCGGCCGAGGAGCTGCTGCCCGCGCTGCGCGACGCGCTGCGTGAGAAGCTCGGAATCTCTATGCAGGAGAACATCATTCGGCCTAGCGCGGCTGCGCTCGACGGCGGGCACACTTGGCGCATTGCGGTTCCGCGGCTGTGGCGGCGCCCCGCGCACCCGATGCCCGCACCCGTCGCGGCACCAGCGGTTGGGTGA
- a CDS encoding acetyl-CoA C-acetyltransferase: MPEAVIVSTARSPIGRAMKGSLVNMRPDDLATQMVRAALDKVPALNPHQIDDLILGCGQPGGESGFNLARVVAVELGYDFLPGTTVNRYCSSSLQTTRMAFHAIKAGEGDAFISAGVETVSRFGKGTADSWPDTKNQLFDEAQERSTSASAGADEWHDPRADGNLPDVYIAMGQTAENVALLTGISREDQDHWGVRSQNRAEEAIKNGFFEREITPVTLPDGNTVSTDDGPRAGTTYEKIADLKPVFRPNGTVTAGNACPLNDGAAAVVITSDTKAKELGLTPLARIVSTGVSGLSPEIMGLGPIEASKKALERAGMSVGDIDLFEINEAFAVQVLGSARELGIDEDKLNVSGGAIALGHPFGMTGARILTTLLNNLQTHDKTFGLETMCVGGGQGMAMIIERLS; encoded by the coding sequence ATGCCCGAAGCCGTCATCGTCTCGACTGCCCGCTCACCGATCGGCCGCGCCATGAAGGGGTCGCTGGTCAACATGCGCCCGGACGACCTGGCCACCCAGATGGTGCGCGCCGCCCTGGACAAGGTGCCCGCGCTGAACCCGCATCAGATCGACGACCTCATTCTGGGCTGCGGCCAACCGGGTGGTGAGTCCGGTTTCAACCTGGCCCGCGTGGTCGCCGTCGAACTCGGTTACGACTTCCTGCCCGGCACCACCGTCAACCGGTACTGCTCGTCGTCGCTGCAGACCACGCGCATGGCGTTCCACGCGATCAAGGCCGGCGAAGGCGACGCGTTCATCTCCGCGGGGGTGGAAACGGTGTCGCGGTTCGGTAAGGGCACCGCCGACTCCTGGCCGGACACCAAGAACCAGCTGTTCGACGAGGCGCAGGAACGCTCGACCTCCGCGTCGGCCGGCGCCGACGAATGGCACGACCCGCGCGCCGACGGCAACCTCCCCGACGTGTACATCGCGATGGGCCAGACCGCCGAGAACGTCGCCCTGCTGACCGGCATCAGCCGCGAAGACCAGGACCACTGGGGCGTGCGCAGCCAGAACCGGGCCGAAGAGGCGATCAAGAACGGCTTCTTCGAGCGCGAGATCACCCCGGTCACGCTGCCCGACGGCAACACCGTCAGCACCGACGACGGCCCGCGCGCGGGCACCACTTACGAGAAGATCGCCGACCTCAAGCCGGTGTTCCGGCCCAACGGGACGGTCACCGCGGGCAACGCCTGTCCGCTCAACGACGGTGCCGCCGCGGTGGTCATCACCAGCGACACCAAGGCCAAGGAGCTGGGCCTGACCCCGCTGGCGCGCATCGTGTCCACCGGGGTCAGCGGCTTGTCGCCGGAGATCATGGGGTTGGGCCCGATCGAGGCGTCCAAGAAGGCGCTGGAACGAGCCGGCATGTCGGTCGGTGACATCGACCTGTTCGAGATCAACGAGGCGTTCGCGGTGCAGGTGCTGGGCTCGGCGCGCGAGCTGGGCATTGACGAGGACAAGCTGAACGTGTCCGGCGGCGCGATTGCGCTGGGCCACCCGTTCGGGATGACCGGTGCCCGCATCCTGACCACGCTGCTGAACAACCTGCAGACCCACGACAAGACGTTCGGTCTGGAGACCATGTGTGTCGGCGGCGGCCAGGGCATGGCGATGATCATCGAGCGGCTCAG
- the greA gene encoding transcription elongation factor GreA, giving the protein MTDTQVTWLTQESHDRLKAELDQLIANRPVIAAEINDRREEGDLRENGGYHAAREEQGQQEARIRQLQDLLNNAKVGEAPKQSGVALPGSVVKVYYNGDESDTETFLIATRQEGVNDGKLEVYSPNSPLGGALIDAKVGETRSYTVPSGNTVSVTLVSAEPYHP; this is encoded by the coding sequence ATGACGGATACTCAGGTGACCTGGTTGACACAGGAGTCACATGACCGGCTCAAGGCCGAGCTCGACCAGCTGATCGCCAATCGTCCGGTCATCGCCGCCGAAATCAACGACCGCCGCGAAGAAGGCGACCTGCGGGAAAACGGTGGCTACCACGCCGCCCGCGAGGAGCAAGGCCAGCAGGAAGCCCGGATCCGCCAGCTGCAGGATCTGCTCAACAACGCCAAGGTCGGCGAGGCGCCCAAGCAGTCCGGGGTCGCGCTGCCCGGTTCGGTGGTGAAGGTCTACTACAACGGCGACGAGTCCGACACCGAGACGTTCCTGATCGCGACCCGCCAAGAGGGCGTGAACGACGGCAAGCTCGAGGTCTACTCCCCCAACTCACCGCTGGGCGGCGCTTTGATCGACGCCAAGGTGGGCGAGACGCGCAGCTACACGGTGCCCAGCGGCAACACCGTTTCGGTGACCCTGGTCAGCGCCGAGCCGTATCACCCGTAA
- a CDS encoding cystathionine beta-synthase, whose protein sequence is MRIAQHISDLIGGTPLVRLTSVVPEGAGIVAAKVEYLNPGGSSKDRIAERMIEAAEASGQLRPGGTIVEPTSGNTGVGLALVAQRRGYKCVFVCPDKVSEDKRNVLRAYGAEVVVCPTAVPPSDPDSYYSVSDRLVTEIDGAWKPDQYANPQGPASHYASTGPEIWADTDGKITHFVAGIGTGGTITGAGRYLKEVSGGAVRIIGADPEGSVYSGGTGRPYLVEGVGEDFWPAAYDPSVPDEIIAVSDSDSFEMTRRLAREEAMLVGGSCGMAVVAAIKVAEEAGPDAVVVVLLPDGGRGYMSKIFNDAWMSSYGFLRTRLDGSTEESSVGDVLRRKSGALPDLVHTHPAETVRDAIGILREYGVSQMPVVGAEPPVMAGEVAGSVSERELLSAVFEGRAKLADAVSQHMSPPLPMIGAGELVSAAGKALRDWDALMVVEEGKPVGVITRYDLLGFLSEAPRRR, encoded by the coding sequence ATGCGGATCGCCCAGCACATCAGTGACCTCATCGGCGGCACGCCCCTGGTTCGGCTGACCTCCGTCGTCCCCGAGGGGGCGGGCATCGTCGCCGCGAAAGTCGAGTACCTCAACCCGGGTGGCAGCTCCAAGGACCGCATCGCCGAGCGGATGATCGAAGCCGCCGAGGCCAGCGGCCAATTGCGCCCCGGTGGCACCATCGTCGAGCCCACCTCCGGCAACACCGGCGTCGGCTTGGCGCTGGTCGCCCAGCGCCGCGGCTACAAGTGCGTGTTCGTCTGCCCGGACAAGGTCAGCGAGGACAAACGAAATGTGTTGCGCGCCTATGGCGCGGAGGTAGTGGTGTGCCCGACGGCGGTACCGCCCAGCGATCCGGACAGTTACTACAGCGTGTCCGACCGGCTGGTCACCGAGATCGACGGGGCTTGGAAGCCTGACCAGTACGCCAACCCGCAGGGCCCGGCCAGCCACTACGCCAGCACCGGCCCGGAGATCTGGGCCGACACCGACGGCAAGATCACCCACTTCGTCGCCGGCATCGGCACCGGCGGCACCATCACCGGCGCGGGCCGCTACCTCAAAGAGGTTTCCGGCGGAGCCGTACGCATCATCGGCGCCGACCCGGAAGGTTCGGTGTACTCGGGCGGCACCGGCCGCCCCTATCTGGTGGAAGGGGTCGGTGAAGACTTCTGGCCGGCGGCCTACGACCCGTCGGTACCCGACGAGATCATCGCGGTGTCCGATTCCGACTCGTTCGAGATGACCCGACGACTGGCCCGCGAGGAAGCCATGCTGGTCGGCGGGTCGTGCGGAATGGCCGTGGTCGCCGCGATCAAGGTGGCCGAGGAAGCCGGGCCTGACGCGGTGGTCGTCGTACTGCTACCCGACGGCGGGCGCGGCTACATGTCCAAGATCTTCAACGACGCCTGGATGTCGTCCTACGGATTCTTGCGCACCCGACTCGACGGCTCCACCGAGGAATCCAGCGTCGGAGATGTGTTGCGGCGCAAGTCCGGAGCTCTGCCGGATCTGGTGCACACCCATCCCGCGGAGACCGTGCGCGACGCCATCGGCATCCTGCGCGAATACGGGGTGTCGCAGATGCCGGTGGTCGGCGCGGAGCCGCCGGTAATGGCCGGTGAGGTCGCCGGCAGCGTGTCGGAACGCGAGTTGCTCTCCGCGGTCTTCGAAGGTCGCGCCAAATTGGCCGACGCCGTATCACAACACATGAGCCCGCCGCTGCCGATGATCGGCGCCGGAGAACTGGTCAGCGCGGCCGGAAAGGCGCTGCGCGACTGGGACGCGTTGATGGTCGTCGAAGAGGGCAAACCGGTCGGCGTCATCACCCGCTACGACCTGTTGGGATTCCTGTCCGAGGCGCCGCGACGACGGTAA
- a CDS encoding nuclear transport factor 2 family protein, with protein MPNAAARTQAITDTVHRYIDAVTNGSPDELAAFYAEDATLEDPVGGEVHIGSRAIAGFYSAVTGVERKCELVTLRVSGNEAAFHFRLTITAGDHKMRIEPIETMVFDDQGKVTAMKAYWSQTDVTQL; from the coding sequence ATGCCGAATGCCGCCGCGAGGACCCAAGCGATCACCGACACGGTTCACCGCTACATCGACGCGGTGACCAACGGCAGCCCGGACGAATTGGCCGCCTTCTACGCCGAGGACGCCACGCTGGAGGATCCCGTCGGGGGAGAGGTGCACATCGGCAGCCGCGCCATCGCCGGCTTCTACTCCGCGGTCACCGGCGTCGAGCGCAAGTGCGAGTTGGTGACGCTGCGGGTCTCCGGCAACGAGGCGGCTTTTCACTTCCGGCTGACGATCACCGCCGGCGATCACAAGATGCGGATCGAACCCATCGAGACCATGGTCTTCGACGACCAGGGCAAGGTCACCGCGATGAAGGCCTATTGGTCACAGACCGACGTCACGCAACTGTAG
- a CDS encoding thioredoxin domain-containing protein, translating to MSPADAAGSNTLGLATSPYLRQHADNPVHWQQWTPQALADAAARDLPILLSIGYAACHWCHVMAHESFADDEVAAAMNAGFVCIKVDREERPDIDSVYMNATVALTGHGGWPMTCFLTPDGRPFYCGTYYPKEQFLQLLSAVSDTWLQRREEVEEASDHIAGELRSMAAGLPGGGPEVAAELCDHAVAAVLRDQDTARGGFGTAPKFPPSALLEALLRHYERTGSPAALDAVTRTGAAMARGGIYDQLAGGFARYSVDNAWVVPHFEKMLYDNALLLRAYAHWARRTTDALARRVTAQTAQFLLDELADGDLFTSSLDADAAGREGSTYVWTPAQLSEVLGVDDGRWAATVFNVTRTGTFEHGTSVLQLLTEPDDPARLERVRAQLLAARRTRVQPGRDDKVVTAWNGLAITALAEAGVALGEPGLAVAAQRCAGALLDAHVVDGRLRRASLGGVVGDSAAILEDHAMLATGLLTLYQLTADAGWLDAATGLLDTAVQHFGDADNPGRWFDTADDAEQLVLRPADPMDGATPSGASSIAEALLTAAHLVDEDRAERYLRLAGETLHAHSVLLARAPRSAGHWLAVAEAAVRGPLQIAVAGDASQSPLLAAARRLAPGGAIVVGGELDSSTLLAGRDRVAGADAAYVCRGRVCDLPVTTAEQLATALDVPA from the coding sequence ATGAGCCCGGCTGACGCCGCCGGCAGCAACACCCTCGGACTGGCCACCAGCCCGTATCTTCGCCAGCACGCCGACAACCCGGTGCATTGGCAGCAGTGGACACCCCAGGCGTTGGCCGACGCGGCCGCGCGGGATCTGCCGATCCTGCTGTCCATCGGGTACGCGGCATGCCACTGGTGTCACGTCATGGCCCACGAATCGTTCGCCGACGACGAGGTCGCCGCGGCCATGAACGCGGGGTTCGTCTGCATCAAGGTGGACCGCGAGGAGAGGCCGGACATCGATTCGGTGTACATGAACGCCACCGTCGCGCTCACCGGGCACGGCGGTTGGCCGATGACATGCTTCCTCACCCCCGACGGCCGCCCCTTCTACTGCGGCACCTACTACCCCAAAGAGCAATTCTTGCAACTACTCTCGGCGGTCTCCGACACCTGGCTGCAGCGCCGCGAGGAAGTTGAGGAAGCCTCGGACCACATCGCCGGCGAATTGCGCTCGATGGCCGCCGGACTGCCCGGCGGCGGCCCCGAGGTGGCGGCAGAACTATGCGACCACGCCGTCGCCGCCGTGCTGCGCGACCAAGACACCGCCCGCGGCGGATTCGGCACGGCGCCCAAGTTTCCCCCGTCGGCGTTGCTCGAGGCGCTGTTGCGCCACTACGAGCGCACCGGTTCGCCAGCGGCGCTCGACGCGGTCACCCGCACCGGCGCCGCCATGGCCCGCGGCGGCATCTACGACCAACTCGCCGGCGGCTTCGCCCGCTACAGCGTCGACAATGCTTGGGTGGTACCGCATTTCGAGAAGATGCTGTACGACAACGCCCTGCTGCTGCGCGCCTACGCGCATTGGGCCCGGCGCACCACAGATGCGCTGGCGCGGCGGGTCACCGCACAGACCGCCCAATTCCTGCTCGACGAACTGGCCGACGGCGACCTGTTCACCTCATCGCTGGACGCCGATGCCGCCGGTCGCGAGGGCTCGACATATGTGTGGACGCCGGCGCAATTGAGCGAAGTGCTCGGTGTCGATGACGGACGTTGGGCGGCAACGGTTTTCAACGTCACCCGGACCGGCACCTTCGAACACGGGACGTCGGTGCTGCAGTTGCTCACCGAGCCCGACGACCCGGCTCGCCTGGAGCGCGTCCGCGCGCAGCTGCTGGCCGCCCGGCGCACCCGCGTTCAGCCCGGACGCGACGACAAGGTCGTCACGGCGTGGAACGGGTTGGCGATCACCGCGCTCGCCGAGGCCGGCGTGGCCCTGGGTGAGCCGGGGCTGGCTGTGGCCGCGCAGCGGTGTGCCGGCGCGCTGCTGGACGCGCATGTCGTCGACGGCCGGCTGCGGCGGGCCAGCCTGGGCGGAGTGGTCGGGGACAGCGCCGCCATCCTCGAGGACCACGCGATGCTGGCCACCGGGCTGTTGACGCTCTATCAGCTCACCGCCGACGCGGGCTGGCTCGATGCGGCAACCGGGTTGCTGGACACCGCGGTGCAGCATTTCGGCGACGCCGACAACCCGGGCCGCTGGTTCGACACCGCCGACGACGCCGAGCAGTTGGTGCTGCGGCCCGCCGATCCGATGGACGGGGCGACGCCGTCGGGTGCCTCGTCGATCGCCGAAGCCTTGCTGACGGCCGCCCACCTGGTCGACGAGGACCGCGCCGAGCGCTATCTGCGGCTGGCCGGGGAGACGTTGCACGCGCATTCGGTGCTGCTGGCCCGCGCGCCGCGCTCGGCCGGACACTGGCTGGCCGTCGCCGAAGCCGCGGTGCGTGGACCGCTGCAGATCGCGGTGGCCGGTGACGCGTCGCAGTCGCCGTTGTTGGCCGCCGCGCGCCGGCTGGCGCCGGGTGGGGCGATCGTGGTGGGCGGCGAGCTCGACTCGTCGACGCTGCTGGCCGGGAGGGACCGGGTGGCCGGGGCCGATGCCGCCTACGTCTGCCGGGGCAGGGTCTGCGACCTGCCGGTGACCACCGCGGAGCAACTCGCGACCGCCCTGGACGTGCCCGCGTAG
- a CDS encoding RDD family protein produces MTDQPPPGGSYPPPPQPPSGASGSPSFPPSGGAVPPPPPPPGGSYPPPPPSSGGYAPPPPGPAIRSLPTESYTPWLTRVLAALIDWAPYAALIGIGYGIMLATQVSNCVTSVGPYEVSQYCSPQPSVIGQLAQWLLTLLGIAYLVWNFGYRQGTTGSSIGKSVLKFKVVSETTGEPLGFGMSVVRQLAHVVDAIICYIGFLFPLWDAKRQTLADKIMTTVCLPL; encoded by the coding sequence ATGACCGATCAGCCGCCGCCCGGCGGGTCCTACCCCCCGCCGCCCCAGCCGCCGTCCGGTGCAAGCGGATCCCCCTCCTTTCCGCCCAGCGGCGGTGCGGTCCCGCCGCCGCCTCCGCCGCCCGGCGGCTCCTACCCGCCGCCCCCGCCGTCCTCGGGCGGATACGCGCCCCCACCGCCCGGACCGGCGATCCGCAGCCTGCCGACGGAGTCCTACACGCCGTGGCTCACCCGGGTGCTGGCGGCCCTGATCGACTGGGCCCCGTATGCCGCCCTGATCGGCATCGGCTACGGGATCATGCTGGCCACACAGGTTTCGAACTGCGTGACCTCCGTCGGCCCGTACGAAGTCAGCCAGTACTGCAGCCCTCAACCGTCGGTGATCGGGCAGCTGGCGCAGTGGCTGCTGACCCTGCTCGGCATCGCCTATCTGGTCTGGAACTTCGGCTACCGGCAGGGCACCACCGGGTCGAGCATCGGCAAGTCGGTGCTGAAGTTCAAAGTGGTCAGCGAAACCACCGGCGAGCCGCTGGGATTCGGCATGTCCGTCGTGCGCCAGCTGGCCCACGTCGTCGACGCGATCATCTGCTACATCGGATTCCTGTTTCCGCTCTGGGACGCCAAACGGCAAACCTTGGCGGACAAGATCATGACGACGGTCTGCTTGCCGCTCTGA
- the mca gene encoding mycothiol conjugate amidase Mca, which translates to MSKLRLMAVHAHPDDESSKGAATLARYADEGHRVMVVTLTGGERGDILNPAMDLPDVLEHMAEIRRDEMAKAAEILGVEHTWLGFVDSGLPKGDPPPPLPEGCFALVPLEESSEALVRVVREFQPHVMITYDENGGYPHPDHIRCHEVSVAAYEAAGDYRRFPDAGAPWTVSKLYYVHGFLRARMQLLQDEFAKHGQEGPFGKWLERWPPDHDFFERRVTTRVECSAYFSQRDDALRAHATQIDPNAEFFAAPLSWQERLWPTEEFELARSRVPIQLPETDLFAGIEPGQ; encoded by the coding sequence GTGAGCAAACTGCGGTTGATGGCGGTGCATGCCCACCCCGATGACGAGTCCAGCAAGGGGGCTGCGACCCTGGCGCGGTACGCCGACGAGGGTCATCGCGTCATGGTGGTGACGCTGACCGGCGGCGAACGCGGGGACATCCTCAACCCGGCGATGGACCTGCCCGACGTCTTGGAGCACATGGCGGAGATCCGCCGCGACGAGATGGCCAAGGCGGCCGAGATCCTCGGCGTCGAGCACACCTGGCTGGGATTCGTCGACTCCGGATTGCCCAAGGGCGACCCGCCACCGCCCCTCCCGGAAGGGTGTTTCGCGCTGGTGCCGCTGGAAGAGTCCAGCGAGGCGCTGGTGCGCGTGGTCCGCGAGTTTCAGCCGCACGTGATGATCACTTACGACGAGAACGGCGGGTATCCACACCCCGACCACATCCGCTGCCACGAGGTTTCGGTCGCCGCCTACGAAGCGGCCGGCGACTACCGCCGCTTCCCGGACGCCGGTGCCCCGTGGACCGTGTCCAAGCTCTACTACGTCCACGGCTTCCTGCGGGCACGGATGCAGTTGCTGCAGGACGAATTCGCCAAGCACGGCCAGGAGGGCCCGTTCGGCAAGTGGCTCGAGCGCTGGCCTCCCGACCACGACTTCTTCGAGCGGCGCGTCACCACGCGCGTCGAGTGCTCGGCGTACTTCAGCCAACGCGACGACGCGCTGCGCGCGCACGCCACCCAGATCGACCCGAACGCCGAATTCTTCGCCGCACCGCTGTCCTGGCAGGAGCGGCTGTGGCCCACCGAGGAATTCGAGCTGGCTCGTTCCCGCGTGCCGATCCAACTGCCCGAAACCGACCTGTTCGCCGGGATCGAGCCCGGCCAATGA
- a CDS encoding alpha/beta hydrolase, protein MTAPSKVSGSPRVAIRPRDALKARRLESRRFAISDGAPVEVVESGPSVAARLATLASRFTIRPVLSVGSYVPHLPYPWGLIDHAAKVLLPATTGVRATVKLPHAAAQLVRAAGVLPADGTRRVVLYLHGGAFLTCGANSHGRLVELLSKFADAPVLVVNYRLMPKHSIGMALDDCHDGYRWLRELGYDPEQIVLAGDSAGGYLALALAQRLQDQGEEPAALVAISPLLQLAKEDKQAHPNIKSDAMFSARAFDALGELVASAAAKNKVNGEPEKIYEPLEHIRPGLPRTLIHVSGSEVLLHDAQLAARRLAAAGVPAEVRVWPGQVHDFQVAAPMLPEAIRSLRQIGEYIREATG, encoded by the coding sequence ATGACTGCACCCAGTAAGGTATCCGGCTCGCCCAGAGTTGCCATTCGTCCGCGCGATGCGCTCAAGGCTCGTAGACTTGAGTCACGCAGATTCGCCATCAGTGACGGCGCCCCAGTCGAGGTCGTCGAGTCTGGGCCCAGCGTTGCTGCGCGGTTAGCTACGCTGGCTTCGCGATTCACCATACGACCGGTTCTTTCGGTCGGCAGCTACGTCCCGCACCTGCCCTATCCGTGGGGTCTGATCGATCACGCCGCCAAAGTCCTGCTGCCCGCCACCACCGGCGTGCGAGCCACCGTCAAGCTGCCGCACGCAGCGGCGCAGTTGGTGCGCGCGGCTGGTGTACTGCCCGCGGACGGCACCCGGCGAGTGGTTCTCTACCTGCACGGCGGTGCGTTCCTGACCTGTGGAGCAAACTCGCACGGTCGACTGGTCGAGTTGCTCTCGAAGTTTGCTGACGCGCCGGTATTGGTAGTCAACTACCGGTTGATGCCCAAGCATTCGATCGGCATGGCTTTGGACGACTGCCACGACGGCTACCGCTGGCTGCGGGAGCTGGGTTATGACCCAGAGCAAATTGTGTTGGCGGGTGACTCCGCCGGCGGATATCTCGCATTGGCGCTGGCGCAGCGGTTACAGGACCAAGGTGAAGAGCCGGCCGCATTGGTGGCAATCTCGCCCTTGCTGCAACTGGCAAAGGAAGACAAGCAAGCCCATCCCAACATAAAAAGCGACGCGATGTTTTCTGCCCGGGCGTTCGACGCTCTGGGTGAGTTGGTTGCTAGCGCCGCCGCAAAAAATAAGGTGAACGGCGAACCGGAAAAGATTTACGAGCCGTTGGAGCACATCCGGCCGGGGCTGCCGCGGACGCTGATCCACGTGTCGGGTTCGGAGGTCCTGTTGCACGACGCGCAGTTGGCCGCTCGCCGACTGGCCGCAGCCGGGGTACCGGCCGAGGTGCGCGTCTGGCCCGGACAGGTGCACGACTTCCAGGTCGCCGCGCCGATGCTGCCCGAGGCCATCCGTTCGCTGCGTCAGATCGGTGAGTACATCCGCGAGGCCACCGGTTAG
- a CDS encoding DUF4307 domain-containing protein has translation MTHSPLERPEARYGRTRMSAASRRGVLIVLGVLIVGGALLVAVVGYQRTATEPVSGTLAGYQLIDDETASVTITVTRSDPSRPVACIVRVRSKDGSETGRREVLVAPASQRTVQVTTTVKSSKPPAVADIYGCGTDVPGYLRSP, from the coding sequence ATGACGCACAGTCCCCTCGAGCGGCCCGAGGCCCGCTACGGGCGCACGCGGATGTCGGCTGCTTCGCGGCGCGGCGTCCTCATCGTGCTCGGGGTACTGATCGTCGGCGGCGCTCTTCTGGTGGCCGTCGTCGGCTATCAGCGGACCGCCACCGAGCCGGTCTCGGGCACGCTGGCCGGTTACCAGCTGATCGACGACGAGACGGCGTCGGTGACCATCACGGTGACCCGCTCGGATCCGTCGCGCCCGGTGGCCTGCATCGTGCGGGTGCGGTCCAAAGACGGCAGCGAGACCGGTCGCCGGGAGGTGCTGGTGGCGCCGGCGAGTCAGCGCACCGTTCAGGTGACGACGACGGTGAAATCCAGCAAGCCGCCTGCGGTGGCGGACATCTATGGCTGCGGCACGGACGTTCCTGGCTACCTGCGCTCCCCCTGA
- a CDS encoding cystathionine gamma-synthase has product MSASDPTEQFTGLATRAIHAGFRPDPATGAVNAPIYASSTFAQDGVGGLRGGYEYARTGNPTRAALETALAAVEEGRYGRAFSSGMGATDCALRAILRPGDHVVIPDDAYGGTFRLIDKVFTGWGVDYTAVSLADLDAVRAAITPSTRLIWVETPTNPLLSIADIAGIAQLGADTSAKVLVDNTFASPAAQQPLTLGADIVLHSTTKYIGGHSDVVGGALITNDEELDQAFAFLQNGAGAVPGPFDAYLTLRGLKTLVLRMQRHSENAAAVAEFLDGHAAVSTVLYPGLPAHPGHDVAARQMSSFGGMVSVRMRGGRSAAEKLCARTQLFILAESLGGVESLIEHPSAMTHLSTAGSQLEVPEDLVRLSVGIEDVADLLADLEQALA; this is encoded by the coding sequence ATGAGCGCGTCAGACCCCACCGAGCAATTCACCGGACTCGCCACCCGAGCCATCCACGCCGGTTTTCGCCCCGACCCGGCCACCGGCGCGGTCAACGCGCCGATCTATGCCAGCAGCACCTTCGCCCAAGACGGCGTCGGAGGGTTGCGCGGCGGCTACGAATACGCGCGCACCGGCAACCCCACCCGTGCCGCCTTGGAGACCGCGCTGGCCGCGGTCGAGGAGGGCAGGTACGGACGCGCCTTCAGTTCCGGCATGGGCGCCACCGACTGTGCGTTGCGGGCCATCTTGCGGCCCGGCGATCACGTGGTCATTCCCGACGACGCCTACGGCGGCACCTTCCGGTTGATCGACAAGGTCTTCACCGGGTGGGGTGTGGACTACACCGCGGTGTCGCTCGCCGACCTGGATGCGGTGCGGGCCGCCATCACGCCGAGCACCCGGCTGATCTGGGTCGAAACCCCGACCAACCCGCTGCTGTCCATCGCCGACATCGCGGGTATCGCGCAGCTGGGCGCCGATACCTCGGCAAAGGTGTTGGTGGACAACACGTTTGCATCCCCTGCGGCGCAGCAGCCGCTGACCTTGGGCGCCGACATCGTGCTGCACTCCACCACCAAGTACATCGGCGGTCACTCCGACGTGGTGGGCGGTGCGCTGATCACCAACGACGAAGAGTTGGACCAGGCGTTCGCGTTCCTGCAGAACGGGGCTGGCGCGGTGCCCGGGCCGTTCGACGCATACCTGACGCTGCGCGGCCTGAAGACGCTGGTGCTGCGGATGCAGCGGCACAGCGAAAACGCCGCTGCGGTAGCCGAATTCCTGGACGGACACGCGGCGGTGAGCACGGTGCTGTATCCGGGTCTGCCCGCGCACCCCGGCCATGACGTCGCCGCGCGGCAGATGAGCAGCTTCGGCGGCATGGTCTCGGTGCGGATGCGCGGCGGCCGCAGCGCCGCCGAAAAGCTTTGCGCCAGAACGCAACTGTTCATCCTGGCCGAATCGCTGGGTGGGGTGGAATCGCTGATCGAGCATCCCAGCGCCATGACGCACTTGTCGACCGCCGGTTCCCAGCTCGAGGTGCCCGAGGACCTGGTGCGGCTGTCGGTCGGCATCGAGGATGTCGCCGACCTGCTCGCCGACCTGGAACAGGCGCTGGCTTAG